In one Mangrovibacterium diazotrophicum genomic region, the following are encoded:
- a CDS encoding phosphatidate cytidylyltransferase → MIQTIYIIILVYFVLGGIGFYLINRKKDPAVARESYTKFIAYFFIINILFFSIVLNPVVFRYLALVIGLVGVVELFRLFNRRNLENKVFFGFSLLLYFVLTIGFFLFSGLSKELILFSFLVLSIFDAFSQISGQLFGKTRILPEISPNKTLGGVVGGALFAVASAFVLKRLYDGSWLESVLLAAGIVVFAFLGDIAASYYKRKYQVKDYSKLIPGHGGFLDRFDSLIAGGAWVAFCVYVLNF, encoded by the coding sequence ATGATTCAAACGATTTACATTATCATATTGGTCTACTTTGTGCTGGGAGGAATCGGTTTTTACCTGATTAACCGCAAAAAGGATCCTGCCGTTGCACGGGAAAGTTATACGAAGTTTATTGCCTACTTTTTCATTATCAATATTCTGTTTTTCAGTATTGTACTCAATCCGGTTGTTTTCCGGTACCTGGCGCTTGTTATTGGACTGGTCGGAGTTGTCGAGTTATTTCGCCTGTTTAATCGACGGAATCTGGAGAACAAAGTATTCTTCGGCTTTTCACTGCTTTTGTATTTCGTGCTCACAATCGGCTTTTTCCTGTTCAGTGGTTTGTCGAAAGAATTGATTCTGTTCTCGTTCCTGGTACTTTCGATTTTCGACGCATTCAGCCAGATTAGTGGACAGCTGTTTGGGAAAACGAGAATTCTGCCCGAAATAAGTCCGAATAAGACGTTGGGTGGAGTTGTTGGCGGCGCTTTGTTTGCCGTTGCCAGCGCTTTTGTATTAAAAAGATTGTACGATGGAAGCTGGCTCGAGTCGGTGCTTTTAGCTGCCGGGATCGTTGTTTTCGCCTTCCTGGGCGATATTGCCGCATCGTACTACAAACGAAAATATCAAGTAAAAGACTACAGTAAGTTAATTCCCGGTCACGGTGGTTTTCTCGACCGCTTCGATAGCCTCATTGCGGGTGGAGCCTGGGTTGCTTTCTGTGTTTATGTGTTAAACTTTTAA
- a CDS encoding sulfite exporter TauE/SafE family protein, protein MISHSPIETIYFILPLLGFIIGLFGTMLGGGGGFFFLPILTLLLHVPTQTAVITSLVATLPIGLVGSAGHFRHQNVDVKVALMFAAVGVIGAFVGAGITSRISSEMLKTSFGIYSILMAANIVRDTYKKKKAENNGECVELTQKEKIGKTSFFGFFAGVITGTFGTSGTAPVLAGLFSLRIPIKLVIGTSLLIVLVNTIFAIGAHFLVGQIDLTLVGFLTVGSVVGALAGPKLLTKSKVNKSENKARYWYAAVMVALGVLMIVG, encoded by the coding sequence ATGATATCGCATTCACCTATAGAAACGATTTACTTTATCCTGCCGTTGCTGGGATTTATTATTGGCTTGTTTGGCACGATGCTGGGCGGGGGAGGCGGCTTCTTCTTTTTGCCGATCCTCACGTTGCTTTTGCATGTGCCTACTCAAACAGCAGTAATTACCTCGCTGGTGGCTACTTTGCCGATTGGTTTGGTGGGATCGGCCGGCCATTTTCGGCATCAGAATGTGGATGTGAAAGTGGCACTGATGTTTGCTGCAGTCGGTGTCATCGGCGCTTTTGTTGGGGCTGGTATTACCAGTCGTATAAGTTCGGAGATGTTGAAAACCAGCTTTGGAATCTATTCCATTTTGATGGCTGCGAATATTGTACGCGATACTTATAAAAAGAAGAAAGCCGAAAACAATGGTGAGTGCGTTGAGCTGACCCAAAAAGAGAAAATTGGAAAGACTTCTTTCTTTGGATTTTTTGCAGGAGTGATTACTGGAACATTTGGTACAAGCGGAACGGCGCCGGTTTTGGCCGGATTGTTTTCCCTTCGGATTCCAATTAAACTGGTTATTGGAACGTCATTGCTAATTGTATTGGTGAACACAATTTTTGCCATTGGAGCCCATTTCCTGGTTGGGCAAATCGACTTGACTTTGGTTGGATTTTTAACAGTTGGTTCTGTTGTCGGAGCATTGGCCGGGCCGAAATTGCTTACCAAGTCAAAAGTCAATAAATCGGAAAATAAAGCCAGGTATTGGTACGCTGCCGTCATGGTGGCGCTGGGAGTTTTAATGATTGTTGGATAA
- a CDS encoding SDR family oxidoreductase: MKRIIINGANGYVASNFIEELLQQNYEVIALVRGNDKNPAEKRMQKAMIEITQGAFKKPENLKILDYSLLDENFGIEEQTLKELFDGEVDYYHFAASLKYDFKAKDEIFQTNMDGVQNSVRVFSKFAGKECRFFFVSTAYSCGKFDGMFEEKFYENADISEFRNYYEQSKRFAENLIRKHMENEGLKGHILRLSQVVGNSKTGVTATDYGIFDFSRRIQSLANRHANLKLRVKVDPESTQNLIPIDTVVTYLMQTVKVKELPVIMNMVAKRAIKNQFILKTLGELLPIELIPQMDLEKAEMDAYERIISIGMSFTASYTGTNLSFDTTKLDEGLQVEVDNLSDDSVRLMLENFLGNATDKKAQVAC; the protein is encoded by the coding sequence ATGAAGAGAATTATAATCAATGGAGCCAACGGCTATGTTGCATCAAACTTTATAGAAGAGTTGTTGCAGCAAAACTACGAGGTTATCGCTTTGGTTCGGGGAAACGATAAGAACCCGGCTGAGAAGCGAATGCAGAAAGCGATGATTGAAATAACGCAAGGTGCGTTTAAGAAGCCGGAGAATCTGAAAATCCTGGATTACTCGCTGCTGGATGAAAACTTCGGTATTGAAGAACAAACGTTGAAGGAACTTTTCGATGGGGAAGTGGATTACTACCATTTTGCAGCCAGTCTCAAATATGATTTCAAAGCAAAAGATGAAATCTTCCAAACCAACATGGACGGTGTTCAAAACTCAGTTCGGGTATTCTCGAAATTTGCAGGCAAAGAGTGTCGTTTCTTCTTTGTAAGTACTGCTTATTCGTGCGGTAAATTTGACGGCATGTTCGAAGAGAAGTTTTACGAAAATGCAGACATCTCTGAGTTTCGTAATTACTATGAACAATCGAAACGCTTTGCCGAAAACCTGATCCGTAAGCACATGGAAAATGAAGGATTGAAAGGTCATATCCTGCGTTTATCACAGGTTGTTGGTAACAGCAAAACCGGTGTAACCGCTACTGACTATGGTATCTTCGATTTTTCTCGACGGATTCAAAGTTTGGCTAATCGCCATGCAAATCTGAAACTGAGGGTAAAAGTTGATCCGGAATCGACTCAGAACCTGATTCCGATTGACACCGTTGTGACTTACCTGATGCAGACGGTGAAGGTGAAAGAACTCCCGGTAATCATGAATATGGTTGCTAAACGTGCAATCAAGAATCAATTTATTTTGAAGACTTTGGGTGAGTTGCTGCCTATTGAGCTGATTCCGCAAATGGATTTGGAGAAAGCGGAAATGGACGCTTACGAGCGGATTATTTCAATCGGTATGTCGTTTACCGCCAGCTACACCGGTACGAATCTTTCATTCGATACCACCAAGCTGGACGAAGGCTTACAGGTTGAGGTTGATAACCTAAGCGATGACTCC
- a CDS encoding phosphatidate cytidylyltransferase, with protein sequence MGNVVVLSVLYLIGIVLLLAFNELNYRRLNLKGEFTRKFAHLVATLAVIPLPYIFPSHWYILILALLFFAALFITQYSKQLKSIHDIERKSIGSYLLPLSIYVTFLISSLLDNKLLYILPMLILAVCDPMAAILGINIKNYNGRIKIFGHKLNKTWLGSGAFLVTSFIISIIALYFHKEVFDFHTFWLAALIAVASTLGELMSWRGSDNLSIPLSVVLVLVLFM encoded by the coding sequence ATGGGAAATGTCGTTGTTCTATCGGTTTTATATTTAATAGGAATTGTATTGCTATTGGCATTTAACGAGTTGAATTATCGCAGGTTGAACCTCAAGGGGGAATTCACGCGTAAGTTTGCTCACCTTGTCGCAACCCTAGCAGTCATTCCTTTGCCTTACATATTTCCATCGCACTGGTACATTTTGATATTGGCCTTGCTGTTTTTTGCAGCTTTGTTCATTACCCAGTACAGTAAGCAATTGAAGTCAATTCACGATATCGAGCGTAAATCCATCGGTAGTTACTTGCTTCCTTTGTCGATTTATGTTACCTTTTTGATCTCCAGTTTGCTGGATAATAAGTTGCTGTATATTCTGCCTATGTTAATTCTTGCGGTTTGCGACCCCATGGCTGCCATCCTCGGGATCAATATCAAGAATTACAACGGACGCATTAAAATTTTCGGACATAAGCTGAATAAGACATGGCTCGGTTCAGGAGCCTTCCTGGTGACGAGTTTCATCATTAGCATTATTGCACTTTATTTTCATAAAGAAGTCTTCGATTTCCACACGTTTTGGCTCGCAGCACTGATTGCAGTTGCCAGTACACTCGGAGAATTAATGAGTTGGAGAGGATCGGACAATTTATCGATACCGCTTAGTGTGGTGCTGGTTTTAGTCCTGTTTATGTAA